One segment of Radiobacillus kanasensis DNA contains the following:
- a CDS encoding ABC transporter ATP-binding protein gives MLNIRKEFPGIVANDNITIQLKQGEIHALLGENGAGKSTLMNVLFGLYQPEKGEMRVRGEKVNITDPNVANDLGIGMVHQHFMLVDTFTVTQNIILGSEPKKMGTIDMKKAEKDVAELSERYGLKVDPTAKIRDISVGMQQRVEILKTLYRGAEVLILDEPTAVLTPQEIKELMEIMKSLVSEGISIILITHKLKEILESCDRCTVIRKGQGIGTVDVSETDENELASLMVGREVSFKTEKAPANPKEAVLKVEGLWVKDARTVDMVKGLNLEVKAGEIVGIAGVDGNGQTELIEAITGLTKVQSGDVTLNGKNITNLSPRKVTESGVAHIPQDRHKFGLVLDFPIGENMVLQTYYQKPFAKTGVLSFANIYDHARKLISEYDVRTPSEYTQARALSGGNQQKAIIAREVDRSPDLLIAAQPTRGLDVGAIEFIHKKLIEERDKGKAVLLVSFELDEIMNVSDKIAVMFDGQIVANVKPEETNEQELGLLMAGSRQVKEGGN, from the coding sequence ATGTTGAATATCCGTAAAGAATTTCCAGGCATTGTAGCCAATGACAATATAACCATTCAACTTAAGCAAGGCGAAATTCATGCTTTGTTAGGAGAGAATGGGGCAGGAAAATCAACACTCATGAACGTTTTATTTGGCCTTTATCAGCCGGAAAAAGGGGAAATGCGTGTCCGTGGGGAAAAAGTAAACATTACAGATCCGAACGTTGCAAACGACTTAGGGATCGGGATGGTACACCAACACTTTATGCTTGTCGATACCTTTACGGTTACGCAAAACATTATCTTAGGTAGCGAGCCGAAAAAAATGGGTACAATCGACATGAAGAAAGCAGAAAAAGATGTAGCAGAGCTTTCAGAGCGTTATGGATTAAAGGTGGATCCAACTGCCAAGATTCGTGATATTTCTGTTGGAATGCAGCAACGTGTGGAAATTTTGAAAACGCTATATCGTGGTGCGGAAGTGCTTATTTTGGATGAACCGACAGCAGTTCTTACACCACAAGAAATTAAAGAGCTCATGGAAATCATGAAATCTTTAGTCAGTGAAGGTATTTCTATTATCCTCATTACTCATAAACTAAAAGAAATTTTGGAATCATGCGACCGTTGTACTGTAATCCGTAAAGGACAAGGGATTGGAACGGTAGATGTTTCGGAGACCGATGAAAATGAATTGGCATCTCTCATGGTAGGAAGAGAAGTAAGCTTTAAAACCGAAAAGGCACCGGCAAATCCAAAGGAAGCTGTGTTGAAAGTTGAAGGCCTTTGGGTGAAAGACGCTCGTACCGTGGATATGGTTAAAGGACTTAACCTTGAAGTAAAAGCAGGTGAAATAGTTGGGATTGCTGGGGTAGATGGAAATGGTCAAACCGAGTTAATCGAAGCTATTACAGGGCTAACAAAAGTTCAGTCAGGTGACGTAACATTAAATGGGAAAAACATTACGAATTTATCCCCAAGAAAAGTGACTGAGTCTGGTGTTGCGCACATCCCGCAAGATAGACATAAATTTGGTTTAGTACTTGATTTTCCAATTGGAGAGAACATGGTGCTTCAAACCTATTACCAAAAGCCGTTTGCTAAAACTGGGGTTCTTTCGTTTGCGAACATTTATGACCATGCTAGGAAATTGATTAGTGAATATGATGTTCGTACACCTAGTGAATACACACAAGCAAGAGCGTTATCTGGTGGGAATCAGCAAAAAGCGATTATTGCTCGTGAGGTAGATCGCTCACCAGATCTATTAATCGCTGCACAACCAACTAGAGGTTTGGATGTAGGGGCGATTGAATTTATTCATAAAAAATTAATCGAAGAAAGAGATAAAGGGAAAGCCGTTCTACTTGTCTCTTTTGAATTAGATGAAATCATGAATGTGAGTGACAAGATTGCAGTAATGTTTGACGGACAAATCGTGGCAAACGTGAAGCCAGAAGAGACAAATGAACAAGAATTAGGTCTCTTGATGGCTGGTAGTAGGCAAGTGAAAGAAGGTGGCAACTAA
- a CDS encoding ABC transporter permease: MFSNKTFNLIVPIISVLLGLLAGAIIMLVFGYNPVEGYIALWNGAFGSNYFFGETIRQVTPYIFTGLSIAFAFRAGLFNIGAEGQVIVGWLASVWVGAAFDAPMIIHLPLAIIAAALAGALWGFVPGLLKAKLGVHEVIITIMMNYIALHVSNALIRDVLTDSGDSTDQIKESASLASNWLMELTGYSRLHYGIILALFAAFFVWFLLEKTTRGYELRSVGYNQHASEYAGMNVGRNIILSMVISGGIAGLAGAMEGLGTFGYMPTHSAFTNLGFDGIAVALLGGNNAFGVVIAAFLFGVLKIGALNMPTAAEVPSELVEIVIALIIFFVASSYIIRWTLLKFKKEGK; this comes from the coding sequence ATGTTTTCTAACAAAACATTTAATCTAATTGTTCCAATTATATCCGTATTACTTGGGCTACTTGCTGGTGCAATTATCATGCTTGTATTTGGTTATAACCCTGTTGAAGGGTATATTGCACTATGGAATGGTGCTTTTGGCAGCAACTACTTCTTTGGGGAAACGATTCGTCAAGTTACCCCATACATTTTTACAGGTTTATCGATAGCTTTTGCCTTTCGTGCTGGTTTGTTTAACATTGGTGCTGAAGGACAAGTAATTGTTGGTTGGTTGGCTTCTGTTTGGGTAGGGGCCGCATTTGATGCACCAATGATTATCCATCTTCCACTTGCTATTATTGCGGCGGCATTGGCAGGAGCGCTTTGGGGATTTGTCCCAGGTTTATTAAAAGCAAAGCTTGGTGTTCATGAAGTTATTATTACAATTATGATGAACTACATTGCGTTACATGTTTCCAATGCTCTGATTCGAGATGTGCTAACGGACAGTGGAGACAGTACCGATCAAATTAAAGAATCTGCTTCCTTAGCATCCAATTGGTTAATGGAGCTGACTGGTTATTCTCGTCTTCATTATGGAATTATTTTGGCACTTTTTGCTGCCTTCTTTGTATGGTTCTTGCTTGAGAAAACGACTCGAGGCTATGAGCTACGATCTGTAGGTTATAACCAACATGCCTCCGAATACGCGGGTATGAACGTAGGAAGAAATATTATTTTATCTATGGTCATTTCCGGTGGTATAGCAGGACTAGCTGGTGCAATGGAAGGATTAGGAACGTTTGGCTATATGCCAACACACTCTGCCTTTACGAACTTAGGTTTTGACGGTATCGCCGTAGCCTTATTAGGTGGTAACAACGCCTTTGGGGTTGTTATAGCTGCTTTCTTATTCGGGGTTTTAAAAATTGGTGCTTTGAATATGCCAACAGCTGCGGAAGTCCCATCTGAGCTGGTAGAAATCGTAATTGCATTGATTATTTTCTTTGTAGCTTCTAGCTACATTATTCGTTGGACATTACTTAAGTTTAAAAAGGAGGGGAAATAA
- a CDS encoding ABC transporter permease yields MAFFDVLQSIIPIALFYSAPLIFTALGGVFSERSGVVNIGLEGLMVAGAFVGIVFNLTFDETFGSATPWISIFVAMIVGAIFSLVHAVASVSFRADQVVSGVAINFLALGLGVFLTKQWYGKGQTDMVDEPFYSTDIPILADIPILGPLFFNGIYVTSYVAIAFAFLGWFVLYKTPFGLRLRSVGEHPMAADTNGINVNRMRYIAVMISGALGGLGGAVFALTIAFNFSQATIVGQGFMSLAAVIFGKWHPLGAMGAALFFGFAQSLSVIGSGIPLLENVPAVYLTIAPYVLTILALAGFIGRAEAPKANGQPYIKGSR; encoded by the coding sequence ATGGCTTTCTTTGACGTCTTACAATCGATAATCCCAATTGCCTTATTCTATTCCGCCCCTCTTATTTTCACCGCGTTAGGTGGAGTATTTAGTGAAAGATCTGGTGTTGTTAATATTGGGTTAGAAGGGTTAATGGTTGCCGGAGCATTTGTTGGAATCGTCTTTAATCTTACCTTCGATGAAACCTTTGGAAGTGCAACTCCATGGATTTCCATTTTTGTAGCGATGATAGTGGGAGCTATCTTTTCCCTTGTACACGCTGTGGCATCTGTTTCATTCCGTGCCGATCAAGTAGTAAGTGGGGTAGCTATTAACTTTTTAGCACTAGGGTTAGGGGTATTCCTAACGAAACAATGGTATGGAAAAGGGCAAACCGATATGGTAGACGAACCTTTCTATTCCACAGATATTCCAATATTAGCGGATATTCCAATTCTGGGCCCACTTTTCTTTAATGGTATTTATGTCACGTCTTATGTCGCCATTGCCTTTGCCTTTTTAGGCTGGTTTGTTCTTTACAAAACTCCATTCGGTTTAAGACTTCGTTCGGTTGGGGAGCACCCTATGGCAGCTGATACGAATGGAATTAACGTTAATCGCATGCGTTATATCGCTGTTATGATTTCCGGAGCGTTAGGTGGATTAGGTGGGGCCGTGTTCGCGTTAACGATTGCTTTTAACTTCTCACAAGCAACGATTGTTGGACAAGGGTTCATGTCTTTAGCTGCTGTAATTTTTGGAAAGTGGCATCCGCTTGGTGCTATGGGAGCAGCATTATTCTTTGGTTTCGCACAAAGCTTGAGTGTAATCGGGTCAGGAATTCCACTATTGGAAAATGTTCCTGCCGTTTATTTAACAATTGCGCCATATGTATTAACGATTTTAGCGTTAGCTGGATTCATTGGCCGTGCGGAAGCACCTAAAGCGAACGGACAGCCATATATAAAAGGAAGTCGCTAA
- the yfmF gene encoding EF-P 5-aminopentanol modification-associated protein YfmF codes for MQEVQEKTTTGQGYNLHVIQSTKYKTVNIVVKFKAPLERETITKRAILPYVLQQGTEKNPNARSLRQALDALYGAVLSIDGSKKGEQHILTARLEVANEAYLTNESKLLDQAVQLLSEIVFKPKTDGQAFDTKIVNREKETLKQKMEAIKDDKMSYANMRLMDEMCKEEPYHLHVHGYQEDLNSLDESSLYQYYHQLLQEDQMDIYLLGDFSNKQVEDIVHRHFDRKDTASQREQTAPKQKDITKVQEIVDQEDVQQGKLHLGYRTNITYNDSDYAALQVFNGIFGGFPSSKLFINVREKNSLAYYAASRVESHKGLLLVFSGINPADYQKAKDIMLEQMEAMKQGEFTEQQVEEVKSLVVSQFLETMDHPVGLIEVMYHQVIAGSDINPNELLEQVKQVKKEDVVRAANKVDLDTVYFLTSKGGCVDA; via the coding sequence ATGCAGGAAGTGCAAGAGAAAACCACTACAGGCCAGGGTTATAACTTACACGTTATTCAAAGCACGAAATATAAAACCGTTAATATCGTCGTAAAATTTAAAGCACCATTAGAAAGGGAGACGATCACGAAACGAGCGATCCTTCCTTATGTGCTTCAGCAGGGCACGGAGAAAAATCCGAATGCTAGAAGCTTGCGCCAAGCTTTGGATGCCTTATATGGTGCTGTTCTAAGTATTGATGGTTCCAAAAAAGGAGAGCAGCACATCTTGACTGCTCGCTTAGAGGTTGCGAATGAAGCGTACTTAACTAATGAATCAAAGTTGTTAGATCAAGCGGTCCAACTTTTAAGTGAAATCGTCTTTAAACCGAAGACGGATGGGCAAGCTTTTGACACAAAGATTGTCAATAGGGAAAAAGAAACTTTAAAACAAAAGATGGAAGCCATTAAGGATGACAAGATGAGCTATGCGAATATGCGGTTAATGGATGAGATGTGTAAAGAGGAGCCTTACCACTTACACGTGCATGGTTATCAAGAAGATCTAAATTCTTTAGATGAATCCTCTCTGTATCAGTATTATCACCAGCTTCTACAAGAGGATCAAATGGATATTTATCTACTTGGTGATTTTTCAAACAAACAAGTGGAAGATATTGTACATCGTCACTTTGATCGAAAGGATACGGCCAGTCAACGGGAGCAAACAGCTCCAAAACAAAAAGATATTACAAAAGTGCAAGAGATCGTCGACCAAGAGGATGTGCAGCAAGGAAAGCTCCACCTCGGTTACCGGACTAACATCACGTACAATGATTCTGATTATGCAGCTTTGCAAGTGTTTAATGGAATATTCGGAGGGTTTCCGAGTTCCAAGTTATTTATTAATGTTCGTGAAAAAAATAGTTTAGCTTATTATGCAGCATCTAGAGTGGAGAGCCATAAAGGATTATTACTCGTATTTAGTGGTATCAATCCAGCTGATTATCAAAAAGCGAAAGACATTATGCTTGAGCAGATGGAAGCTATGAAGCAAGGAGAATTTACAGAACAGCAAGTAGAGGAAGTGAAAAGTCTCGTAGTCAGTCAATTCTTAGAAACGATGGATCATCCTGTAGGTTTGATTGAAGTCATGTATCATCAGGTCATTGCAGGATCAGACATAAATCCGAACGAATTGTTAGAACAAGTGAAGCAAGTGAAGAAGGAAGACGTCGTTCGCGCTGCAAACAAAGTGGATTTGGATACGGTGTATTTCTTAACAAGCAAAGGGGGATGTGTTGATGCATAA
- the yfmH gene encoding EF-P 5-aminopentanol modification-associated protein YfmH, which produces MHKTTYEQLKETIYSEKLDNGLQVFLLPKPEMAKTYGIFSTNYGSIDQTFVPLGKEEMITVPDGIAHFLEHKLFEKEDRDVFQDFTKQGASANAYTSFTKTAYLFSATSNIDKNVETLLNFVQEPYFSEKSVEKEKGIIGQEITMYDDQPDWRSFFGTIQSLYHHHPVQIDIAGTIDSIAKITKEDLYTCYETFYHPSNMTFFVAGNFDPESMMALIKDNQSKKSFTDQDPVKRSFPEEPNTVAKEKHVIEMPVSVSKCLVGIKEEMNHKDADDFLTSDLLTEMLLDHYFSKSGAYYQELYELDLIDNSFQFETNLEKNFGFSIVGGNTKKPDQLADKLQEMLLNMRNQPLTEEEFDIMKRKQIGHFFRAMNSLEFISSQFIHYHLSGIDFFEILPRIEALTVQEANEFLNHWVSEERIAVCQVVPAKG; this is translated from the coding sequence ATGCATAAGACAACATACGAGCAATTAAAAGAGACCATTTACTCCGAGAAATTAGACAATGGACTACAAGTCTTTTTGCTTCCAAAACCAGAAATGGCAAAAACATATGGCATCTTCTCAACTAATTACGGATCGATTGACCAAACCTTCGTACCTCTTGGAAAAGAAGAGATGATTACCGTTCCGGATGGAATTGCCCATTTTTTAGAGCATAAATTGTTTGAAAAAGAAGATCGAGACGTATTTCAGGATTTCACGAAGCAAGGTGCTTCTGCGAATGCTTATACGTCCTTCACGAAAACAGCTTACTTGTTCTCCGCAACCAGCAATATTGATAAAAACGTGGAGACCTTGTTAAATTTTGTGCAAGAACCGTATTTCTCTGAAAAGTCCGTAGAGAAGGAAAAAGGTATCATTGGTCAAGAGATTACGATGTATGATGACCAGCCGGACTGGCGTTCTTTTTTTGGTACAATTCAAAGTCTTTACCATCATCACCCCGTTCAAATTGATATTGCTGGTACGATTGATTCCATCGCGAAAATCACAAAAGAAGACTTATATACGTGCTATGAAACGTTCTACCATCCATCCAATATGACGTTCTTTGTAGCTGGAAACTTTGATCCGGAGTCTATGATGGCTTTGATTAAAGATAATCAGTCGAAAAAAAGCTTTACGGACCAAGATCCAGTGAAAAGAAGCTTTCCAGAGGAACCGAATACGGTTGCAAAAGAAAAACACGTGATTGAAATGCCTGTTTCCGTATCCAAATGCCTGGTTGGGATTAAAGAAGAAATGAATCATAAAGATGCTGATGATTTCTTAACCTCTGATTTGTTAACAGAAATGTTATTGGATCACTATTTTTCAAAAAGTGGTGCGTATTATCAAGAATTGTACGAACTCGATTTAATCGATAATAGCTTCCAATTCGAAACGAATTTGGAGAAGAACTTTGGATTTAGCATTGTAGGTGGAAATACGAAAAAGCCTGATCAATTAGCGGACAAATTACAAGAAATGTTATTAAATATGAGGAACCAACCATTAACGGAAGAAGAGTTTGATATTATGAAGCGAAAACAAATTGGTCATTTCTTTAGAGCTATGAATTCTTTGGAGTTTATCTCGAGTCAATTCATTCACTACCATTTGTCAGGCATAGACTTTTTCGAGATTTTACCACGAATCGAGGCTTTGACTGTACAAGAAGCCAATGAGTTTTTAAACCATTGGGTATCGGAGGAACGAATTGCGGTCTGCCAGGTAGTTCCAGCAAAGGGGTAA
- the ymfI gene encoding elongation factor P 5-aminopentanone reductase — protein sequence MGNVLIIGASGDIGAAIATRLAENGHQLILHYNRGRERVEQLVSTLPEHCVLKVINADLQKDEGINNFLKEIQMSVHSIVFSSGSSHFGMFQDTTEEEMDQMLTLHVKAPWQITKHFLPDMVKIKSGHIVMISSIWGEVGASFEVIYSTVKGAQNSFVKALAKEVAMSGVSVNGISPGFIDTKMNQHLSEEERQEIIQNIPINRPGKPDEVAHVTAFLLDGRSSYIQGEIIRVSGAW from the coding sequence ATGGGGAACGTGCTTATTATTGGTGCAAGTGGGGATATTGGAGCAGCAATTGCAACACGATTGGCGGAAAATGGGCATCAATTAATATTACATTATAATCGAGGTCGTGAAAGAGTAGAACAATTAGTATCTACTCTTCCTGAACATTGTGTATTAAAGGTCATTAACGCTGATTTGCAAAAAGATGAAGGGATTAATAACTTTTTAAAAGAAATACAAATGTCTGTTCATTCCATCGTTTTTTCAAGTGGAAGCAGCCATTTTGGCATGTTTCAGGATACTACAGAGGAAGAAATGGACCAGATGCTCACTCTTCATGTAAAGGCGCCTTGGCAAATTACGAAACATTTTCTACCAGACATGGTGAAAATAAAATCTGGTCATATTGTTATGATCTCGTCGATTTGGGGCGAGGTAGGGGCAAGCTTTGAGGTCATTTACTCGACCGTTAAGGGAGCGCAGAACAGCTTTGTGAAAGCATTAGCCAAAGAAGTCGCCATGTCGGGCGTTTCGGTCAATGGTATAAGCCCAGGCTTTATTGACACGAAAATGAACCAACATTTATCGGAAGAAGAGCGGCAAGAAATTATCCAAAACATTCCGATAAATCGCCCAGGGAAACCGGATGAAGTTGCCCATGTCACAGCCTTCTTATTAGACGGTCGTTCGAGTTATATCCAAGGCGAAATCATTCGGGTAAGTGGGGCATGGTAG
- a CDS encoding DUF3243 domain-containing protein: MSVLDNFESWKDFLGDRLHQAEGQGMNQNTIGDIAYEIGDYLAKQVDAKNDQEAVLRDLWNAASKEEQHSIANIMVKMVQNDGTGR, translated from the coding sequence ATGTCTGTACTAGACAACTTTGAATCTTGGAAGGACTTTCTTGGTGATCGTTTACACCAAGCTGAAGGTCAAGGAATGAACCAGAACACGATTGGTGATATTGCTTACGAAATTGGTGACTACCTTGCAAAGCAAGTAGATGCCAAAAACGACCAAGAAGCTGTTCTTCGAGATCTTTGGAATGCTGCTTCTAAAGAAGAGCAACATTCTATCGCGAATATCATGGTCAAAATGGTTCAAAACGACGGAACTGGCAGATAA
- a CDS encoding DUF3388 domain-containing protein, whose amino-acid sequence MEKTEWYLEYEIQHNRPGLLGDISSLLGMLSINIITINGVENSRRGMLLLSRKDEQITRLKSILDTMDTINVIKLRKPKLRDRLAVRHGRYIHSDVDDKKTFRFVRSELGLLVDFMAELFKKDGHKLIGIRGMPRVGKTESIVASSVCANKRWLFVSSTLLKQTIRNQLIEDEYNDDNLYIIDGIVSTRRASEKHWELVREIMRLPSTKVVEHPDIFVQQTEYKLDDFDYIIELRNEEDEEIKYDSIEKPSVEQQDGFSMFDF is encoded by the coding sequence ATGGAGAAAACAGAATGGTATCTCGAGTACGAAATTCAACATAATCGACCAGGCCTGCTTGGGGATATCTCTTCCTTATTAGGGATGCTTTCCATTAATATCATTACGATCAATGGTGTGGAAAATTCGCGAAGAGGGATGCTACTTTTATCTCGCAAAGATGAGCAAATTACACGCTTAAAATCCATCTTAGATACGATGGATACCATAAATGTAATTAAGTTGCGGAAACCAAAGCTACGAGATCGATTAGCTGTTCGGCATGGACGTTATATACATAGTGATGTAGACGATAAAAAGACTTTTCGATTTGTGCGAAGTGAATTGGGACTTTTGGTTGATTTTATGGCTGAATTATTTAAGAAAGATGGGCACAAACTAATTGGTATTAGAGGAATGCCTAGAGTTGGAAAGACCGAGTCTATCGTTGCCTCCAGTGTCTGTGCTAACAAACGATGGTTGTTCGTATCTAGTACGTTGTTAAAGCAGACTATTCGTAATCAATTGATTGAAGACGAATATAACGATGATAATTTATACATCATTGATGGGATTGTATCCACACGTCGAGCTAGTGAAAAACATTGGGAGCTTGTGCGTGAGATTATGCGATTGCCATCTACAAAAGTTGTAGAGCACCCGGACATTTTTGTCCAACAAACGGAGTATAAATTAGATGATTTCGATTATATTATCGAATTGAGAAACGAGGAAGACGAAGAGATAAAATATGATTCCATTGAGAAACCAAGTGTTGAACAACAAGATGGCTTTTCAATGTTTGATTTTTAA
- a CDS encoding RodZ domain-containing protein, which translates to MEIGAKLKEAREAKNLSLDDIQKVTKIQTRYLQAIEKGNFSAMPGSFYVRAFVKEYATAVGLDAEVFMEEHASELPKATNESSVQYSRVRSRGEATSSKSPAIFSFLPTVIVVLLILGILFLVWFFRSNGNGDADPEQVDTGGPDEVLVEDTGSDSEEQPEEAPDEATEGDEGGETTDGETNQSEEPANEPQLKLVEETTDDGEGVSTYDLINADDTIQLVLNTDKEHWLEVENDKGKSFYNAMFASNNAPLELDVTGEQRVHLRFGNPRDLQITVNGVSLQLPETVENGQIHQVWINLNGSAAE; encoded by the coding sequence ATGGAAATAGGAGCAAAGCTGAAAGAAGCTAGAGAAGCGAAAAATTTATCCTTAGATGATATCCAGAAAGTGACTAAGATTCAAACTCGCTACTTGCAGGCGATAGAAAAAGGGAATTTTAGTGCCATGCCTGGTAGTTTTTACGTTCGTGCTTTTGTAAAAGAATATGCGACTGCTGTTGGGCTCGATGCAGAGGTCTTCATGGAGGAACATGCCTCAGAGTTACCGAAGGCTACTAATGAAAGCTCCGTTCAGTATTCGAGAGTGCGTAGTAGGGGGGAAGCAACCTCTTCCAAGAGTCCGGCCATTTTTTCATTTTTACCGACTGTTATAGTCGTATTGCTAATCCTTGGTATATTGTTTCTCGTCTGGTTCTTCAGATCTAATGGTAATGGCGATGCAGATCCAGAACAAGTGGATACTGGGGGGCCAGATGAGGTATTAGTAGAGGACACGGGCTCTGATTCAGAAGAACAACCAGAAGAGGCACCGGACGAAGCCACAGAAGGTGACGAAGGTGGAGAAACTACCGACGGGGAAACGAATCAATCGGAGGAGCCAGCGAACGAACCACAATTAAAACTTGTTGAAGAAACAACGGATGATGGGGAAGGCGTCTCAACCTACGACTTAATAAATGCGGATGATACTATTCAACTTGTATTAAATACCGATAAAGAACATTGGCTGGAAGTAGAAAATGATAAAGGGAAAAGCTTTTATAACGCGATGTTTGCATCGAACAATGCTCCGCTTGAATTGGATGTAACGGGAGAACAAAGAGTGCATCTTCGATTTGGTAATCCGAGAGACTTGCAAATAACCGTAAATGGCGTTTCCTTACAACTTCCAGAGACTGTCGAGAATGGACAAATCCATCAAGTTTGGATTAATCTTAATGGAAGTGCAGCTGAATAA
- the pgsA gene encoding CDP-diacylglycerol--glycerol-3-phosphate 3-phosphatidyltransferase yields MNIPNKITMSRIFMIPIFILLLSIPLDWGVIDIGNESLPVVDLVAALIFIVASTTDWVDGYYARKYNLVTNLGKFLDPLADKLLVSAALILLVEMGQAPAWIVITIISREFAVTGLRQVAAGEGIILAAGQMGKLKTWIQIIAISVLLLHNFPFSYTTIPFGTIALYAALIITVVSGVDYFVKNWHVMRDSK; encoded by the coding sequence ATGAATATACCTAATAAAATTACGATGTCACGAATTTTTATGATTCCAATTTTTATCTTACTTTTAAGTATTCCGCTGGATTGGGGAGTTATTGATATTGGAAACGAAAGTCTTCCGGTAGTAGATCTCGTTGCGGCCCTTATTTTTATTGTTGCCTCCACAACCGACTGGGTAGATGGATACTATGCTCGAAAATATAATTTAGTTACGAATTTAGGGAAATTCCTAGATCCCCTTGCAGATAAATTATTAGTCTCTGCTGCATTAATCTTGTTAGTCGAAATGGGGCAAGCTCCGGCCTGGATTGTTATTACCATCATTAGTAGAGAGTTTGCAGTGACAGGACTTCGACAGGTTGCAGCTGGAGAAGGGATCATTCTTGCTGCTGGACAAATGGGTAAATTAAAAACGTGGATTCAAATTATTGCGATTTCTGTATTGCTTTTGCATAATTTCCCATTCTCCTATACGACGATTCCGTTCGGAACGATCGCTTTGTATGCTGCCTTAATCATTACCGTTGTTTCAGGTGTGGATTACTTTGTAAAGAATTGGCATGTCATGAGGGATTCTAAATGA
- a CDS encoding competence/damage-inducible protein A, with product MSVKAEIIAVGTELLLGQISNTNAQWLSEQLAKRGVYVYHHSVVGDNLDRVKETFEQAGKRADIVIVTGGLGPTDDDLTREAFQALSGYGLIEDKETMKKIESYFEKANRVMTPNNRKQARVFENSTVFQNSAGMAPGIVVEYQDTVWIFMPGVPREMKAISTEQAFPYLEEHFQLRSIIRSKMLRFIGIGESQLEHDLYDLIQNQTNPTIAPLASEGEVGLRLTAQSESEQEAEELIVSTESLIREKVGAYMYGTDDQTLEQSVKELLNQQGKTLAAAESLTGGMFASTLVSVEGASSVFKGGVVSYASSVKSGLLQVSEQTIVEHGTVSDQTAKEMARNVRELTGAEIGISFTGIAGPDAVEGKPVGTVVIGIDQNKEDSVTKTYQFTGDRSSIRRRTVKKGYELLFHLLTN from the coding sequence ATGAGTGTGAAAGCAGAAATAATTGCAGTAGGTACGGAACTCCTATTAGGACAAATTTCCAATACGAATGCGCAATGGTTGTCCGAACAGCTCGCGAAACGTGGCGTGTATGTGTATCATCATAGTGTCGTGGGCGACAATTTAGACCGTGTAAAAGAAACGTTTGAACAAGCTGGTAAACGTGCTGATATAGTGATTGTAACTGGTGGACTAGGTCCAACCGATGATGACTTAACGAGAGAAGCGTTTCAAGCTTTATCTGGTTACGGATTAATAGAAGATAAGGAAACAATGAAAAAGATTGAATCCTATTTTGAAAAAGCGAACAGAGTGATGACCCCGAACAACAGAAAGCAAGCACGAGTGTTTGAAAATAGTACCGTTTTTCAAAATAGTGCTGGCATGGCTCCAGGAATTGTAGTGGAGTATCAGGATACCGTATGGATTTTTATGCCGGGGGTCCCTAGAGAAATGAAAGCTATTTCTACGGAACAGGCTTTTCCATATCTAGAAGAGCATTTTCAATTAAGGTCGATTATTCGCTCTAAAATGTTACGATTTATCGGCATTGGAGAATCTCAGCTAGAGCATGATCTTTATGATTTGATACAGAATCAAACGAATCCAACAATCGCTCCATTAGCCTCCGAAGGGGAGGTAGGTCTGAGGCTGACTGCACAATCTGAATCAGAGCAAGAGGCGGAAGAGCTCATTGTTTCTACTGAATCCTTGATTCGAGAAAAAGTAGGCGCTTATATGTATGGAACGGATGATCAAACACTAGAACAATCTGTCAAAGAACTACTAAATCAACAAGGCAAGACGTTAGCAGCGGCGGAAAGCTTAACTGGTGGTATGTTTGCGAGCACGTTGGTATCAGTAGAAGGGGCTTCCTCTGTCTTTAAAGGCGGGGTGGTAAGCTACGCTTCGTCCGTTAAAAGTGGTCTCCTACAAGTATCTGAACAAACGATTGTGGAACACGGAACCGTCAGTGATCAAACAGCGAAAGAAATGGCTAGAAATGTTCGAGAGTTAACCGGTGCAGAGATTGGCATCAGTTTTACTGGCATAGCAGGCCCGGATGCAGTGGAAGGTAAGCCAGTTGGAACCGTTGTGATAGGTATCGATCAGAACAAAGAAGATTCGGTAACGAAGACTTATCAATTTACTGGAGATCGCTCGTCCATTCGGAGAAGAACGGTGAAAAAAGGATATGAACTCCTTTTCCATTTGCTTACTAACTAA